One genomic region from Metallosphaera tengchongensis encodes:
- a CDS encoding dienelactone hydrolase family protein, with the protein MSLVKYTSFDGKEVEAYLVRGGGKAGIIVVSEIWGLTDYIRKVAERLAGLGYTAVAPNLYSRSSDIFSQENISSVMRRFFTLPPEKRNDPDTVSKILSSLGEKERAIYRELVEERVATEDRMIKDLEYAYEYLRSLGLNKMGVIGFCMGGGLSFQLSTQKPMDATVVYYGRNPRDLEDISKLKGPVLAHYAGEDSAINQGIPDMVRAMVKYKKELEMKIYPGTYHAFATEGGQVYNERAAKDAWERTVKFFNVNLG; encoded by the coding sequence ATGAGTCTGGTAAAATACACAAGTTTTGATGGGAAAGAAGTGGAAGCTTATCTGGTAAGAGGAGGGGGGAAAGCAGGGATTATAGTGGTCTCAGAGATTTGGGGGCTTACGGACTACATTAGGAAGGTCGCAGAGAGGCTAGCTGGTCTCGGCTATACTGCAGTAGCTCCAAATCTCTACTCCAGGAGCTCTGACATATTCAGTCAAGAGAACATATCCTCTGTGATGAGGAGGTTTTTCACACTACCCCCAGAGAAGAGGAACGATCCTGATACCGTGTCTAAGATCCTAAGCAGTCTCGGAGAGAAGGAGAGAGCCATATACAGAGAGCTAGTTGAGGAGAGGGTAGCCACTGAGGACAGGATGATCAAAGACCTTGAATACGCTTACGAGTACCTCAGATCCCTTGGACTGAACAAGATGGGGGTCATTGGTTTCTGTATGGGTGGGGGTCTGTCTTTCCAGCTGTCCACACAAAAGCCAATGGATGCCACTGTGGTCTATTACGGAAGGAACCCGAGAGACCTGGAAGACATTTCAAAGCTTAAGGGACCTGTTCTTGCCCACTATGCTGGCGAGGATTCAGCTATTAACCAGGGGATCCCGGACATGGTAAGGGCAATGGTTAAGTACAAGAAGGAGCTTGAAATGAAGATCTACCCTGGAACCTACCACGCCTTTGCCACCGAGGGTGGTCAAGTCTACAATGAGAGGGCTGCTAAGGACGCGTGGGAGAGAACCGTGAAGTTCTTCAACGTCAACTTAGGATAG
- a CDS encoding glycoside hydrolase family 15 protein → MTRSIILGNGKLTALLDGKYMMRELYFPLSVDNHLHAGRIGLFSSGFNWLHDMNPVVKYKDDTLVSIASANNIVVEDAVDMAYPILVRRVKANGRVFFTWDFHINGTEYGDTALYDPSTLGMVHYKRDKWFLFSCGVTPFQYATGYKETGSLIGTWKDCEDGELSGNPIAQGAVDSAVSYQVSGSITCWLVAGRSYKDVVSLNRYVLERGAETILDRTDKYWRAWSQSTGESRRDALVIAAHWQENGALPASLDTDIMRFNRDSYNYVWHRDASMASIAFTLLGFEEEGRRLFQFSRPLLYNGFLFQKYTVDGHWGSTWHPWTEKYLPIQEDETALMIYALWVHFKTFRNVDFIKDLYRPGIKAAADFLCSYIDDEGEILPSYDLWEERFGVHFFTAAAVYAGLISASKFSSFFGEDNLAVKYTSVAEQIRKNMDEMWVSDHFARSRTEGKVDPTVDSSTVLGSLLAYPLGDPRIKVNRGTVERKLKVNGGICRYEGDMYMREGKDPNPWFITTLWVAQELIAEGDKDRAMGYVDWVRKNSLWTGLIPEQITSSGRYSSVCPLVWSHAEMVKTLYYLRNGFSNFLS, encoded by the coding sequence ATGACAAGAAGCATTATCCTAGGTAACGGTAAATTGACAGCTCTACTTGACGGTAAGTACATGATGAGGGAACTCTATTTTCCCTTGTCGGTGGACAACCACCTCCACGCAGGTAGAATTGGGCTGTTTTCCTCAGGTTTCAATTGGCTTCATGACATGAACCCCGTGGTCAAGTATAAGGATGATACTCTCGTTTCAATCGCATCAGCCAACAATATTGTCGTGGAAGACGCAGTCGACATGGCCTATCCTATACTAGTCAGGAGAGTGAAGGCCAATGGTAGGGTGTTCTTCACCTGGGATTTCCATATTAACGGTACCGAGTATGGTGATACTGCTCTCTACGATCCATCCACTCTTGGTATGGTTCATTACAAACGGGATAAGTGGTTCTTGTTTTCATGCGGAGTGACTCCCTTTCAATACGCTACAGGTTACAAGGAGACAGGGTCCTTAATAGGTACTTGGAAAGACTGCGAGGACGGGGAGCTCTCCGGCAACCCAATCGCTCAGGGGGCTGTAGATTCCGCAGTGTCCTATCAGGTGTCGGGGTCCATAACTTGCTGGCTCGTTGCAGGGAGGAGCTACAAGGACGTGGTCTCTCTCAACCGCTACGTCCTAGAGAGGGGAGCTGAAACGATCCTGGACAGAACAGACAAGTATTGGAGAGCTTGGTCTCAGAGCACGGGTGAATCTAGGAGGGACGCCCTGGTCATAGCTGCCCATTGGCAGGAAAACGGAGCCCTCCCAGCTTCCTTGGACACTGATATAATGAGGTTCAACAGAGATAGCTATAATTACGTCTGGCATAGGGACGCCTCCATGGCTTCCATAGCCTTCACTCTCCTTGGTTTCGAGGAGGAGGGTAGGAGGCTTTTCCAGTTCTCCAGACCGCTCTTATATAATGGATTCCTGTTCCAGAAGTATACTGTGGATGGCCATTGGGGAAGTACGTGGCATCCTTGGACTGAAAAGTATCTCCCCATCCAGGAGGACGAGACTGCCCTCATGATTTACGCCCTCTGGGTTCACTTCAAAACTTTCAGGAACGTGGACTTCATAAAGGACTTGTATAGACCCGGTATCAAGGCTGCTGCCGACTTCCTTTGTAGCTATATCGACGATGAAGGGGAAATTTTACCTTCCTATGACCTGTGGGAGGAGAGATTCGGGGTTCACTTCTTCACAGCTGCAGCAGTTTACGCTGGTCTAATTTCAGCGTCTAAGTTCTCCTCTTTCTTCGGTGAGGACAACTTAGCTGTTAAGTACACCTCTGTGGCGGAGCAGATCAGGAAAAACATGGACGAAATGTGGGTGAGCGACCACTTCGCTCGGAGTAGAACTGAAGGAAAGGTGGATCCCACTGTGGACTCCAGCACTGTTTTAGGCTCACTGCTCGCATACCCCTTAGGTGACCCTAGGATCAAGGTCAACAGAGGAACTGTTGAAAGGAAACTCAAGGTTAACGGTGGTATATGTAGATATGAGGGAGATATGTATATGAGGGAAGGGAAGGATCCGAACCCTTGGTTCATAACTACCCTTTGGGTGGCCCAGGAGTTGATAGCTGAGGGGGACAAGGATAGGGCGATGGGTTACGTTGACTGGGTGAGAAAGAATTCCTTGTGGACGGGACTGATACCGGAGCAGATTACATCCTCGGGTAGGTATTCATCAGTGTGCCCGTTAGTGTGGAGTCACGCTGAGATGGTAAAGACCCTCTACTACTTGAGGAACGGATTTTCAAACTTTTTGTCGTAA
- a CDS encoding alcohol dehydrogenase catalytic domain-containing protein, producing the protein MKAVIFEKSGLENLKISEVKDPEPGHHDVVLRVIESGVNPIDYFVVSFIPVQPMPHIPGAEIYGEVVKVGEHVKSVKPGDKVVVYNRVFDGNCDMCLRGNEELCRNGGIMSLITQGGWAEKMIVPEKNVVKVDLEPSLAASLPVAGLTSYHALKEAGASLGKTVVVFGASGNTGMFAVQLAKKMGSKVIAVSRKSWVKDFGADAVVESSKVVDTVRQMTNGKMADIVINSVGASVWDISMNVLGPRGKLVLFGTLTGGEVKLDLSKVYSLHSQIVGTTGGTRAEIAELAELCKDCKVKVYKKYPLEEAAEALKALMSGDRDGRIMIKV; encoded by the coding sequence ATGAAAGCAGTTATATTTGAGAAATCTGGTTTAGAAAATCTCAAGATAAGTGAAGTAAAAGACCCTGAGCCGGGTCACCACGACGTGGTTTTAAGGGTCATAGAGTCCGGTGTAAACCCAATTGACTATTTTGTGGTGTCCTTTATCCCGGTTCAGCCCATGCCCCACATTCCCGGTGCTGAAATTTACGGAGAAGTAGTGAAGGTAGGGGAACACGTTAAGTCTGTCAAACCAGGGGATAAAGTCGTAGTTTACAACAGAGTTTTTGATGGGAACTGCGACATGTGCCTTAGGGGTAACGAAGAGCTCTGCAGAAATGGAGGAATCATGAGCCTGATAACGCAGGGAGGTTGGGCGGAGAAGATGATAGTTCCGGAGAAGAACGTGGTGAAGGTTGACCTTGAGCCTTCGCTTGCTGCTAGCCTTCCCGTAGCAGGGTTAACTTCCTATCACGCCTTGAAGGAGGCAGGGGCATCCTTAGGGAAGACCGTAGTTGTGTTCGGAGCTTCAGGGAACACGGGGATGTTCGCTGTGCAGTTGGCTAAGAAAATGGGTTCTAAGGTAATTGCGGTGAGCAGGAAGTCGTGGGTCAAGGACTTCGGAGCTGATGCGGTAGTGGAATCTTCTAAAGTTGTGGACACCGTGAGACAGATGACCAACGGTAAGATGGCAGATATAGTAATTAACTCCGTGGGAGCATCTGTGTGGGACATTTCCATGAACGTTTTGGGGCCTAGAGGTAAGTTGGTACTTTTCGGTACTTTGACTGGAGGTGAGGTCAAACTGGATCTCTCGAAGGTGTACAGTCTTCACTCTCAGATAGTCGGTACAACAGGAGGCACTAGGGCTGAGATCGCTGAGCTAGCTGAGCTCTGCAAGGACTGTAAGGTAAAGGTTTATAAGAAGTACCCACTCGAGGAAGCTGCTGAGGCATTAAAGGCCCTAATGTCAGGAGATAGGGATGGAAGAATTATGATAAAAGTTTAA
- a CDS encoding DUF302 domain-containing protein: protein MIIKECKDSFDSCVQRVKERIVKAGSVIFAEIDHSKNAKEVGMELEPTKVLIFGNPRVGTILMREKREISYELPLRLVIWESSGRVQIGYRKPSHVAQEYGLNNEILKKMDEFMENITSV, encoded by the coding sequence ATGATAATAAAGGAGTGTAAGGACTCATTTGATTCCTGCGTCCAAAGGGTAAAGGAAAGGATAGTCAAAGCCGGTTCAGTAATTTTTGCCGAAATAGATCACTCTAAGAACGCTAAGGAGGTGGGAATGGAGTTAGAGCCAACTAAAGTACTCATATTTGGAAACCCGAGGGTGGGGACTATACTGATGCGTGAAAAGAGGGAGATCTCATATGAGTTACCTTTGAGGTTGGTCATATGGGAGTCGTCTGGAAGAGTTCAGATAGGGTACAGAAAGCCGAGCCATGTTGCCCAAGAATACGGTTTAAACAATGAAATATTGAAGAAAATGGACGAGTTCATGGAAAACATTACTTCCGTTTAA